The following proteins come from a genomic window of Syntrophorhabdales bacterium:
- a CDS encoding YtxH domain-containing protein, with product MSREHCANVLTVLSFFAGGLLGLGIAMLMAPQGSQIRAKIKSAVGRKERLTREQIIEEGMQCAVPEGIDICYPEEAEESQD from the coding sequence ATGTCTAGAGAACACTGTGCGAATGTTTTAACAGTGCTTTCATTCTTTGCCGGAGGACTGTTGGGGTTGGGCATTGCGATGCTCATGGCACCGCAGGGGAGCCAGATAAGGGCCAAGATAAAAAGCGCTGTCGGAAGAAAGGAAAGGCTGACAAGGGAGCAGATCATCGAGGAAGGTATGCAGTGCGCTGTACCCGAAGGAATAGACATCTGTTATCCGGAAGAGGCAGAAGAATCGCAAGACTGA
- a CDS encoding DMT family transporter: MQHLWILFGLLSAFSLATNNALLKKMFLKYNEYLVTWLAYFIATIMLLAMLPLISIPHVGDEFWKLLSVALPLEVIAIVLYIKALKSSPLSLTLPFLSLTPVFLIGVSYVLIGEKISGLGVLGVLCITIGGYALHMKEFKKGILQPLAAIFRERGSVYMILVAFIYSVTASLSKKAIMDSSPIFFAIVYWTGFFILLTPVALYCARTEWRGVKSAEVFRAALFPGIWEFVGTISYVVGLSLTKVAYIISARRLAVLIGVMYGFVLFMESGIRERFIGASLMVAGFIMLVFAM, encoded by the coding sequence ATGCAGCACCTCTGGATACTGTTCGGTCTCCTGTCAGCTTTCTCTCTTGCGACCAATAATGCCCTCTTAAAAAAGATGTTCCTCAAATACAACGAGTACCTTGTCACCTGGCTCGCCTATTTCATCGCAACAATCATGCTGCTTGCCATGCTACCTCTCATCTCCATTCCTCACGTCGGTGACGAATTCTGGAAGCTTCTCTCTGTTGCCCTGCCCTTGGAAGTCATAGCGATCGTTCTGTACATCAAGGCCCTGAAAAGCTCGCCCTTGAGTCTCACGTTGCCTTTTCTCTCACTCACTCCGGTTTTTCTCATCGGAGTCTCCTATGTGCTCATCGGGGAGAAGATTTCAGGGCTGGGAGTGCTCGGTGTACTATGCATAACCATCGGCGGGTACGCGCTCCACATGAAGGAATTCAAAAAAGGCATCTTGCAACCTCTTGCCGCAATTTTCAGAGAGCGGGGCTCAGTCTACATGATACTCGTGGCCTTCATCTACAGCGTCACAGCCTCACTCAGCAAGAAGGCAATAATGGACTCCTCACCCATTTTCTTTGCCATTGTCTACTGGACGGGTTTTTTTATCCTTCTGACACCGGTCGCTCTCTACTGCGCAAGAACCGAGTGGAGAGGGGTCAAGAGCGCGGAGGTTTTCAGGGCTGCTCTGTTTCCGGGCATATGGGAGTTTGTCGGTACAATCTCTTATGTGGTCGGCCTCAGCCTCACGAAGGTGGCGTACATCATATCGGCCAGGAGACTTGCTGTACTGATCGGTGTAATGTATGGATTCGTTCTATTCATGGAATCGGGGATAAGGGAACGGTTCATTGGTGCCAGCCTGATGGTTGCGGGCTTTATCATGCTTGTCTTCGCAATGTAG